In Lepeophtheirus salmonis unplaced genomic scaffold, UVic_Lsal_1.4 unplaced_contig_710_pilon, whole genome shotgun sequence, the following proteins share a genomic window:
- the LOC121131477 gene encoding cuticle protein 7-like, with product MCSKVILIFALVACAYGDQPPAGYGAPAPAPPPPPPPPPAPIPPYAYNYAVLDAESGNDFSAEEEAKHGAVSGQYKVLRADGKIMTVSYTVEGDSGFVADVVTELPPPPPPAYGAPPAPLPSYV from the coding sequence ATGTGTTCAAAAGTAATTCTTATTTTCGCTCTCGTTGCATGTGCATATGGAGATCAACCGCCAGCAGGTTATGGTGCTCCAGCCCCTGCCCCAccacctcctcctcctccaCCACCTGCTCCAATCCCACCATATGCCTACAACTACGCTGTTCTTGATGCCGAATCTGGAAACGACTTCAGCGCTGAAGAAGAAGCTAAGCATGGAGCCGTCTCTGGACAATACAAGGTTTTGCGTGCTGATGGCAAAATCATGACTGTTTCCTACACTGTAGAAGGAGACAGTGGATTTGTTGCCGACGTTGTGACCGAGCTTCCTCCACCTCCTCCTCCAGCATATGGTGCCCCTCCAGCTCCATTGCCCTCTTATGTTTAA